A window of the Desulforapulum autotrophicum HRM2 genome harbors these coding sequences:
- a CDS encoding flavodoxin family protein → MHPQILGVSGSPIKNSNTDRLVQAVLNSSGLRSEFVKLSKINVRPCIACLGCTKDNICKPQDDFQELAEKVKKADAIVVGGYAPYGSVDGFTKAFLERLFSLRHQNGLNRGKLAVVIASGIGRGAPGLEEASKQIEHALTVEGMEILGNLKITGNTECLVCGYGPTCPMSSLPWVFGDDLTVTPDKFCKVEDQSDVWDKANQLGLEIAQKIKNRVLM, encoded by the coding sequence ATGCACCCTCAAATTTTAGGAGTTTCAGGAAGCCCCATTAAAAACAGTAACACAGACCGACTGGTTCAGGCTGTTCTCAACAGCAGTGGGCTGCGATCGGAATTTGTGAAACTGAGTAAAATCAATGTGCGGCCATGCATTGCCTGTCTTGGATGCACAAAGGATAATATTTGCAAGCCCCAGGACGATTTCCAGGAACTGGCTGAGAAAGTTAAAAAAGCAGATGCAATTGTTGTTGGTGGATATGCACCCTATGGTTCTGTTGACGGTTTTACAAAGGCGTTTCTTGAAAGATTGTTTTCTTTAAGGCATCAAAATGGCCTTAATCGTGGGAAGCTTGCTGTTGTTATCGCCTCTGGAATTGGCAGGGGGGCACCCGGCCTCGAAGAGGCAAGCAAGCAGATTGAGCATGCTTTGACGGTCGAGGGAATGGAAATATTGGGTAATTTGAAAATTACCGGTAATACAGAATGTCTGGTTTGTGGCTATGGTCCAACATGCCCGATGAGTTCCTTGCCATGGGTGTTTGGGGATGACCTAACAGTCACCCCGGATAAATTTTGTAAAGTTGAAGACCAGTCCGATGTTTGGGATAAAGCCAATCAATTAGGCTTGGAAATTGCCCAGAAAATAAAGAACCGTGTCTTAATGTAG
- a CDS encoding IS110 family RNA-guided transposase, which yields MTKRSNSTLIQIVHPICCGLDVHKDKISACLITLNNAGGEHHEIREFSTFTHDLQEMKKWLLDNNCPIIAMESTGVYWHPVYNTIEDKIEVVLVNARHIKNVPGRKTDICDSKWLAGLLRHGLVRGSFIPPGNVREWRELSRLRKTYTESLADYKRRVHKLFITANIKIDSIVSDLFGLTGTNLINLLCNNSELSLEKVQECTKGGLKKKTQELHKSLNGYFKDHHRFQLVEMMEIINIFKKMIEQVNTRLESLTREHKDLLERLDEIPGVDKKSAQSIIGEVGVTLNEFKTMSAFVSWAGLCPGNNESAGKRKSGRNAVRNHPFKTILVQVAWAAIKKKGSYYKAKYYKLKSRRGARKAIVAIAHRIAKAIYSIIKNADTYKDLGEEYLSKPNKQRVLKNLAKKADELGMKLVPCGN from the coding sequence ATGACCAAGAGATCAAATAGCACATTAATCCAAATCGTTCACCCTATTTGTTGTGGTTTGGATGTTCATAAAGACAAAATTTCAGCTTGTTTAATCACTTTGAATAATGCAGGAGGTGAGCACCATGAGATTCGAGAGTTTTCAACATTCACTCACGATCTGCAAGAAATGAAAAAATGGCTGCTTGATAATAATTGCCCAATTATAGCAATGGAAAGTACCGGGGTATACTGGCATCCGGTTTATAATACCATTGAAGATAAAATTGAAGTCGTTTTGGTGAATGCCAGACATATTAAAAACGTTCCTGGCCGAAAAACTGATATCTGTGACAGCAAGTGGCTTGCCGGACTGCTTCGACACGGTTTAGTAAGAGGTAGTTTCATCCCTCCGGGGAATGTCCGGGAATGGCGAGAATTAAGCCGATTGAGAAAAACATACACCGAATCCCTTGCCGATTATAAAAGACGTGTTCACAAGCTGTTCATTACTGCAAATATAAAAATTGATTCAATAGTTTCGGATTTGTTTGGTTTGACAGGCACGAACCTGATCAATTTATTATGCAATAATAGTGAACTAAGCTTGGAAAAGGTCCAGGAGTGCACCAAAGGCGGCCTTAAGAAAAAAACGCAGGAACTGCATAAAAGCCTTAATGGATATTTCAAAGATCACCATCGTTTTCAACTTGTTGAGATGATGGAAATTATCAATATTTTTAAAAAAATGATTGAACAAGTTAATACTCGATTGGAATCTCTTACACGTGAGCACAAAGATTTATTGGAGCGTTTAGACGAAATTCCAGGTGTTGATAAAAAATCGGCACAATCCATTATAGGAGAAGTCGGGGTTACGCTAAATGAATTCAAAACTATGTCAGCATTTGTTTCATGGGCAGGCCTGTGCCCCGGGAATAATGAAAGTGCAGGAAAACGGAAAAGTGGCAGAAATGCAGTTAGAAATCATCCATTCAAAACGATTTTAGTCCAGGTTGCATGGGCAGCAATCAAGAAAAAAGGCTCTTATTACAAGGCCAAATATTACAAACTGAAATCCAGGAGAGGTGCCAGAAAGGCCATTGTTGCTATAGCCCATAGAATTGCAAAAGCCATTTACAGCATCATTAAAAATGCAGACACGTATAAAGATCTTGGCGAAGAGTACCTGAGCAAGCCCAACAAGCAAAGAGTATTAAAAAATTTAGCAAAAAAGGCTGATGAATTAGGCATGAAACTTGTGCCTTGTGGAAATTAA
- a CDS encoding peroxiredoxin-like family protein: MSLKEQLTTLKSKSQSQIPEDIQKTMFDDLKKLGESGIIEGAPKTGEKLKDFTLSNHLGENKSLSELRKKGPVVVTFYRGGWCPYCNLELHAYQAVLQDIKDAGATLVAITPELPDESLTTSERHGLKFEVLTDTNSDYAREIGIVFTLSEELRSIYESFGIKVEKHNGKGQFDLPLAATFVVDTDGTIACAFVEADYKLRAEPSDVVNVLKTLVK, from the coding sequence ATGTCCCTTAAAGAACAACTAACCACATTAAAATCAAAAAGCCAATCCCAGATTCCGGAAGACATCCAGAAAACAATGTTTGATGACCTGAAAAAACTCGGTGAATCAGGCATTATAGAAGGTGCGCCAAAGACAGGGGAGAAATTAAAAGATTTTACACTGTCAAATCACCTGGGTGAAAACAAAAGCCTTTCTGAGCTGAGAAAAAAAGGGCCTGTTGTCGTAACCTTTTACCGGGGCGGATGGTGCCCCTATTGTAACCTTGAGCTCCATGCCTACCAGGCGGTTCTTCAGGATATTAAGGATGCGGGAGCAACGCTTGTTGCCATTACCCCGGAACTGCCTGATGAATCCCTGACAACCTCAGAAAGACATGGCCTGAAATTTGAAGTTCTTACCGATACCAACTCAGATTATGCCAGGGAAATAGGCATTGTCTTTACCCTCTCCGAAGAACTGCGCTCCATCTATGAAAGCTTTGGCATCAAGGTTGAAAAGCATAATGGAAAAGGGCAATTTGACCTTCCCCTTGCCGCAACCTTTGTTGTTGATACCGATGGAACCATTGCCTGTGCGTTTGTTGAGGCTGATTATAAGTTGCGGGCAGAACCGTCTGATGTTGTGAACGTGCTTAAAACACTGGTGAAATAA
- a CDS encoding cobalamin-independent methionine synthase II family protein, giving the protein MKNQNDTYTPILVGIPTEPVGSIPRPRELQEALLSHEQGNLTAEELEPLFDEAVSETITRFEATGSPVVSDGEQAKSSFATYTLDGLDNIAPDGMIIPFEDGHIRRLPRLTKGPFKYGVYAGSYLPRAKKFAKRPVKQAVISVSAMSLLYPEDGVPDYSREHFLSDLVKEAVADIRSCFENGAYQVQIDFTEGRLAVKLDPSKQLLQQFLDLNNQVLSHFSEKEHQRIGIHTCPGGDHDSTHSADIDYGELIPMLLTLNAGNFYMQMAGEKNPEASLKIIGDHLRPNQRIYVGVIDVVNETVESAETVRDRVLQAAEYIPIDQLGTTDDCGFSPFSDDVATSRDTAFAKIKARIQGTKLAYNELISKM; this is encoded by the coding sequence ATGAAGAATCAAAACGATACATATACCCCGATCCTTGTGGGAATTCCCACAGAGCCAGTGGGCAGTATACCCCGCCCTCGCGAGTTGCAGGAGGCATTGCTATCCCATGAACAGGGAAATTTAACGGCTGAAGAACTTGAGCCTTTGTTTGATGAGGCAGTCAGTGAAACCATCACACGATTTGAAGCCACAGGATCTCCTGTTGTCAGTGACGGGGAGCAGGCGAAATCAAGTTTTGCCACCTATACCCTGGACGGCCTGGACAATATTGCTCCGGATGGAATGATTATTCCTTTTGAGGACGGACATATACGCAGGTTGCCCCGCCTGACAAAGGGACCATTTAAATATGGGGTATATGCCGGTTCCTATTTGCCCCGGGCTAAAAAATTTGCAAAACGCCCGGTAAAACAGGCGGTTATCTCCGTTTCAGCCATGAGCCTTCTCTATCCAGAGGATGGGGTTCCCGATTATTCCCGGGAACACTTCTTGTCGGATCTGGTTAAGGAAGCTGTTGCGGATATCCGGAGCTGCTTTGAAAACGGTGCGTACCAGGTTCAGATCGATTTCACAGAAGGGCGGCTTGCCGTCAAGCTTGATCCTTCAAAACAGCTGTTGCAGCAGTTTTTGGATCTCAACAACCAGGTGTTGTCCCATTTTTCAGAAAAAGAACACCAAAGAATCGGAATCCATACCTGTCCCGGCGGAGACCATGATTCAACCCACAGCGCAGATATTGATTATGGCGAGTTGATCCCCATGCTGCTGACCCTGAACGCAGGTAATTTCTATATGCAGATGGCAGGGGAAAAAAATCCTGAAGCGTCATTAAAAATCATAGGAGATCATCTTCGCCCCAACCAGCGGATATATGTGGGCGTCATTGATGTGGTAAATGAAACGGTCGAATCCGCAGAAACAGTACGTGACCGTGTTTTGCAGGCGGCAGAATATATTCCCATAGATCAGCTTGGCACCACCGACGACTGTGGGTTTTCCCCTTTCAGTGATGATGTGGCCACAAGCCGGGATACCGCCTTTGCGAAAATAAAAGCGCGTATTCAGGGGACGAAATTGGCATACAACGAATTAATTTCAAAAATGTAG
- a CDS encoding flavodoxin family protein, which translates to MKVLVTYFSQSGNTEKIAKAIYEEAAKASDADLKKLDELTPDMVAEYDCIFMGSPLHSGSLAAPVKECLAVLKSTTGQQMAGFITHMAPAYPEQDMEAFTEPMKAACKEKGIEYKGCFDCQGFLDEAMHGPVQNKLNMDDNQWADMVKKMTGRPNQEDVGNAKAFVKELFV; encoded by the coding sequence ATGAAAGTATTAGTCACTTATTTCAGCCAGAGTGGAAACACGGAAAAAATTGCCAAAGCCATCTATGAAGAAGCAGCAAAGGCAAGTGATGCCGACTTGAAAAAACTTGACGAACTCACCCCTGATATGGTCGCCGAATACGATTGCATCTTCATGGGTTCGCCCCTGCACTCCGGCAGTCTCGCAGCCCCGGTAAAAGAATGTTTAGCTGTTCTTAAGTCAACGACCGGTCAACAGATGGCTGGTTTTATTACCCATATGGCCCCGGCTTACCCGGAACAGGATATGGAAGCCTTTACAGAACCCATGAAAGCTGCATGCAAGGAAAAAGGTATCGAATACAAGGGTTGTTTTGACTGCCAGGGTTTTCTGGATGAAGCCATGCATGGGCCAGTTCAAAACAAATTGAATATGGATGATAATCAGTGGGCCGATATGGTCAAAAAGATGACAGGCCGTCCTAACCAGGAAGATGTGGGCAATGCCAAAGCATTTGTAAAAGAACTCTTTGTATAA
- a CDS encoding thioesterase family protein, whose amino-acid sequence MIDFNLPNSFFRQTDETKYEPTEATIGPWSSALQHGGPPSALLTNALRVFPSQDDLKIARITIEFFSAVPVEPCEIRIEVVRPGKKVELLRGEYISGGKTFLLAHAWRIQSESGISGPVSDSFDIPRLPGPQTQKLFPGVDYFPYIQALEWRFTKGGFDKTGPATVWTKSRIPLIEGCKTDGLEALILMVDSANGVSAELDIRDWTFVPIDMTVGLYRQPVGPWVGMAARTTMGNEGIGQTTATIFDNNGSVGNSIQTLFIRPR is encoded by the coding sequence ATGATTGATTTTAATCTTCCAAATTCGTTTTTTCGACAAACCGATGAAACAAAGTATGAACCAACAGAAGCCACAATCGGTCCATGGTCATCAGCGTTGCAGCATGGCGGTCCTCCTTCGGCATTGTTAACAAATGCTTTGCGTGTTTTTCCATCCCAGGATGATTTGAAAATTGCCAGAATAACGATTGAGTTCTTCAGTGCTGTTCCGGTAGAGCCTTGTGAAATCAGAATTGAGGTCGTGCGCCCCGGCAAAAAGGTTGAACTTCTCAGGGGAGAATACATATCTGGGGGAAAGACGTTTTTACTTGCACATGCATGGCGAATCCAATCGGAATCAGGCATATCCGGTCCCGTGTCAGATAGCTTCGATATACCCCGGCTTCCCGGTCCGCAGACTCAAAAGTTATTCCCTGGAGTGGATTATTTCCCATATATTCAAGCGTTGGAATGGCGTTTTACTAAAGGTGGCTTTGATAAAACGGGACCTGCTACGGTATGGACAAAAAGCAGAATTCCATTAATAGAAGGTTGTAAAACAGATGGGCTCGAAGCCCTTATTTTAATGGTGGACTCTGCCAACGGAGTCAGTGCAGAGCTTGATATACGTGACTGGACATTTGTACCGATTGACATGACCGTGGGACTCTATCGCCAGCCCGTAGGGCCGTGGGTCGGCATGGCAGCCCGGACGACAATGGGAAACGAAGGAATCGGCCAGACAACCGCCACTATCTTTGATAACAATGGAAGTGTTGGCAATAGTATACAGACATTGTTCATAAGACCAAGATGA
- a CDS encoding IS3 family transposase, whose amino-acid sequence MRQLVADRRHLIDITHSDISINRQCELLQVSKGALYYQPRPIDPYTLLLMDLIDKQHTITPFYGSRRLVAWLKQEGHPVNRKRVQGLMKKMRIEAIYPKPKLTRRNEAHKVYPYLLRGVNIARINHVWSTDITYIRIGNGFVYLTAVIDWFSRYVLSWRLSNTLENTFCVEVLEEALSIAEPEIFNTDQGCQYTATNFLKVLTDHKIKVSMDSKGRALDNIFVERLWRTVKYEEVYLKSYQSMKDAQSSLKTYLNFYNKKRLHQALEYKTPESIYCMANEMK is encoded by the coding sequence TTGAGGCAATTAGTAGCTGATAGAAGGCACCTGATAGATATAACCCACTCAGATATCAGCATTAACCGGCAATGTGAATTGCTGCAAGTTTCAAAAGGAGCCCTTTATTACCAACCAAGGCCAATAGATCCTTACACGCTTTTATTAATGGATCTAATTGACAAACAGCATACAATAACCCCTTTTTATGGGAGCCGAAGGCTAGTGGCCTGGTTGAAGCAGGAAGGACATCCAGTAAATCGCAAGCGGGTTCAAGGACTGATGAAAAAGATGAGGATTGAAGCCATCTATCCCAAGCCCAAATTAACCAGGAGGAATGAAGCACATAAAGTCTATCCATATTTATTGAGGGGTGTAAACATTGCAAGAATCAATCATGTGTGGAGTACAGACATAACTTACATTCGAATTGGTAATGGTTTCGTATACTTAACGGCGGTTATAGACTGGTTCAGCAGATATGTCTTGTCCTGGCGACTCAGTAACACCCTTGAAAACACCTTTTGTGTGGAAGTCCTGGAAGAAGCCTTAAGTATCGCTGAACCTGAGATTTTCAACACAGACCAAGGCTGCCAGTACACAGCGACAAATTTTTTGAAGGTTCTGACAGACCACAAAATCAAGGTCAGTATGGATTCAAAGGGCAGAGCACTCGATAATATTTTTGTGGAGCGCCTTTGGCGAACGGTTAAATATGAAGAGGTTTATTTAAAAAGCTACCAGAGCATGAAAGACGCACAAAGCTCATTAAAAACTTATTTGAATTTTTATAACAAAAAGAGGCTTCACCAGGCATTAGAATACAAGACCCCTGAGTCAATCTATTGTATGGCTAATGAAATGAAATAA
- a CDS encoding transposase gives MRKSYSGKLKAKMAIDMIREQETVAELSSRYQVHRSMLTKWKKEAIEGLPELLSKTKKNKNDDENLIAGLYMKIGQLEVENDYLKKKVEAISS, from the coding sequence ATGAGAAAGAGTTACAGCGGAAAACTTAAGGCAAAAATGGCAATTGATATGATTCGAGAACAAGAAACCGTGGCTGAATTATCATCCAGATATCAAGTTCATCGCTCAATGCTTACCAAATGGAAAAAAGAGGCAATAGAAGGGTTGCCAGAACTTCTTTCAAAGACAAAAAAGAACAAAAATGATGATGAAAATTTGATTGCAGGCTTATACATGAAGATCGGTCAACTCGAAGTAGAGAATGACTATCTAAAAAAAAAGGTTGAGGCAATTAGTAGCTGA
- a CDS encoding PEP-CTERM sorting domain-containing protein, giving the protein MKLLFLLGYGIFFVFIESVSASVITYTDRTTWETEAGGIAYSENFESYTMDTTFTNTTVDFGQFSLSSVNSLTTANKINVDPKFPDSFGNVAADMYVEGVQQVTLAFNTGVYSFFGDFLNAGNTTQLTLELSTKDLLTVPGTGNTTEPFGFISTELVTSILFRNSANDGFSLDNIAVGGSSQSAPVPEPATMMLFGIGLLSLAGVSRRKKVEIIFGKIDSKY; this is encoded by the coding sequence ATGAAATTATTATTTTTATTAGGATATGGCATATTTTTTGTGTTTATTGAATCTGTATCAGCTTCTGTCATTACCTATACTGATAGAACAACCTGGGAAACAGAAGCCGGTGGCATTGCATATTCTGAGAATTTTGAATCTTATACCATGGACACCACGTTTACTAACACGACTGTTGATTTCGGTCAGTTCAGTCTGAGCAGTGTTAATAGTTTGACGACAGCTAATAAGATTAATGTTGATCCCAAATTTCCGGATAGTTTTGGTAATGTGGCTGCCGATATGTACGTGGAAGGAGTACAACAAGTAACCTTGGCATTCAATACCGGTGTTTATAGCTTTTTTGGCGACTTCTTGAATGCTGGTAATACCACACAGTTAACTTTAGAGCTTTCTACAAAGGATCTACTAACCGTACCCGGCACTGGTAATACCACCGAGCCATTCGGTTTTATTTCAACGGAACTTGTCACCAGTATTCTTTTCAGAAACAGTGCTAATGATGGCTTTTCTTTAGATAATATTGCTGTCGGTGGTAGTTCTCAAAGCGCCCCAGTCCCTGAACCAGCCACAATGATGCTTTTTGGAATTGGCCTTTTAAGTCTTGCAGGAGTTAGCAGAAGAAAAAAGGTCGAGATTATCTTTGGTAAGATTGATAGTAAATATTAA
- the selD gene encoding selenide, water dikinase SelD: MKDSKKIRLTESVAGAGUASKLSPGDLDKALCGMVFPTNEHVMVGLERADDAGVYKVSDDLALIQTVDFFTPIVDDPYWFGQIAAANALSDVYAMGGTPKTAMNLVAFPVKEMDISVLRQIIQGGIDKLVEAEVVLLGGHSIEDKELKYGLSVTGFVHPQKVLIKGNLNPGNQLILTKPLGTGIINTAIKAAMASQALTDTVTRLMATLNRQAADIMSGFDVTACTDVTGFGLIGHLAEMILGSGMTVRLFSKNVPVIQEALTFASMGLIPAGAYKNREFRETMTQFSGNVDQSLQAVLVDPQTSGGLLISVKASQASQLLSALKNAGISDAALIGEVIDGLGEKILIE, from the coding sequence ATGAAAGATTCTAAAAAAATAAGGCTCACCGAGTCTGTTGCTGGTGCCGGTTGAGCGTCCAAACTTTCTCCGGGGGACCTGGATAAAGCATTGTGCGGGATGGTATTCCCGACAAATGAACATGTCATGGTCGGGCTTGAAAGAGCCGATGATGCCGGTGTCTACAAAGTATCCGATGATCTGGCCCTGATCCAGACCGTTGATTTTTTTACGCCCATTGTGGATGACCCATACTGGTTCGGACAGATTGCAGCCGCTAATGCACTCAGCGATGTCTATGCCATGGGCGGCACTCCGAAAACCGCCATGAACCTGGTAGCGTTTCCGGTCAAAGAAATGGATATATCGGTGCTGCGCCAGATCATCCAGGGGGGAATCGATAAGCTGGTCGAGGCCGAGGTGGTGCTACTCGGCGGTCACAGCATCGAGGACAAGGAATTGAAATACGGGCTGTCCGTTACCGGTTTTGTACACCCCCAAAAGGTGCTGATTAAAGGGAACCTGAATCCGGGGAACCAGCTGATTCTTACCAAACCGCTGGGAACGGGAATTATCAACACCGCCATAAAAGCGGCTATGGCTTCCCAGGCACTCACGGATACGGTCACCCGGCTGATGGCCACACTCAATCGGCAGGCTGCCGATATCATGTCTGGTTTTGATGTCACCGCCTGCACGGATGTGACCGGTTTCGGACTGATCGGACACCTGGCTGAAATGATTCTGGGATCGGGCATGACTGTCCGTCTGTTTTCAAAAAATGTACCTGTAATCCAGGAAGCTCTGACCTTTGCTTCCATGGGGCTGATCCCGGCCGGTGCTTATAAAAACAGAGAGTTCCGTGAAACAATGACCCAGTTTTCCGGAAACGTGGACCAATCTCTCCAGGCTGTTCTGGTGGATCCCCAGACCTCTGGCGGACTGTTGATCAGTGTGAAGGCGTCCCAGGCATCTCAATTGCTTTCAGCCCTAAAGAATGCCGGAATCAGTGATGCGGCTCTGATCGGGGAAGTAATTGACGGGCTGGGAGAAAAAATATTGATTGAATGA
- a CDS encoding cysteine desulfurase family protein, whose product MIHPVYLDYNGTTPNDPRVIEAMHPFIDTLFGNPSSSHWYGIRPKQAVEAARRQVAGFLNCKPHEIFFTSGGTESNNHAIKGMARALKEKGWHIITTTIEHPAILEVCRYLETEGFETTYVEVDPTGRVQVDDICAAIRPDTIMISVMHANNEVGTIQPIREIARLAHEKDIVMHTDAAQSTGKISTDVQDLGVDLLSMAGHKLYAPKGIGALFVKEGILPEKFCHGAGQEMGWRAGTENVPWIVGLGQACELAGQSLPQAQTHLKQMRDRLHQGIVDQLDNVQLNGQPKDRLPNTLSLSFKNLEANRILEEIGLEVAASAGAACHANTVSLSHVLEAMQIPEQWAKGTLRFSTGRMTTSDHIDQAVTAVVQAVKRLQKN is encoded by the coding sequence ATGATACATCCGGTTTATCTTGATTATAACGGCACCACGCCCAATGATCCCAGGGTCATTGAGGCCATGCACCCTTTTATTGACACCCTATTCGGGAATCCCTCCAGTTCCCACTGGTACGGAATCCGACCCAAGCAGGCTGTGGAAGCCGCCCGCAGACAGGTGGCTGGTTTTCTGAATTGCAAGCCCCATGAAATTTTTTTCACCTCAGGCGGCACTGAATCCAACAATCATGCCATCAAAGGCATGGCCCGGGCATTAAAAGAAAAAGGCTGGCATATCATCACCACCACCATAGAGCACCCGGCCATATTGGAAGTCTGCCGCTATCTTGAAACCGAGGGGTTTGAAACAACCTATGTCGAGGTGGACCCAACCGGCCGGGTTCAAGTCGATGACATTTGCGCAGCCATCCGGCCGGACACCATCATGATCTCAGTGATGCATGCTAATAACGAGGTGGGTACGATCCAGCCGATCCGGGAAATCGCCCGCCTGGCCCATGAAAAAGACATTGTGATGCACACGGATGCCGCACAGAGCACAGGAAAGATCTCCACAGATGTTCAGGATTTGGGGGTTGACCTGCTCAGCATGGCAGGGCACAAGCTGTATGCCCCCAAAGGGATTGGGGCTTTGTTTGTCAAAGAGGGCATTTTGCCGGAAAAATTCTGCCACGGGGCAGGCCAGGAAATGGGATGGAGGGCAGGCACAGAAAACGTCCCCTGGATTGTGGGATTGGGCCAGGCCTGTGAACTTGCCGGCCAAAGCCTGCCCCAGGCCCAGACGCATTTAAAGCAGATGCGGGATCGGCTGCATCAGGGAATAGTAGACCAATTGGATAACGTCCAGCTGAACGGCCAACCCAAAGACCGGCTTCCCAACACCCTGAGCCTGTCATTCAAAAATCTTGAAGCCAACCGGATTTTAGAAGAGATCGGCCTTGAGGTGGCTGCCTCAGCCGGTGCAGCCTGTCATGCCAATACGGTCTCCTTGTCCCATGTGCTTGAGGCCATGCAGATTCCCGAGCAGTGGGCCAAGGGCACACTTCGGTTTTCCACCGGGCGCATGACCACCAGTGACCACATTGATCAGGCGGTAACTGCTGTGGTCCAGGCGGTGAAGCGCCTGCAAAAGAATTAG
- a CDS encoding PEP-CTERM sorting domain-containing protein gives MILKKQKLLLAIVMATIFGFVLPAFATPISTIFHDYGTTTGKVDPNGNDSLHKNYVKISDKSKARFSDVFDFSTLDFDAITSFDLTLDFSKTGSTFWGFPTEDWNVRPAESTSSATSTLFNLINSQARVKQTITFNTGNLDIFENIVDNKSFYLWFDEETWFNDSFKLYSAKLEIYGMQTAPTANPEPATMMLLGLGLLGIAGVSRKKAYF, from the coding sequence ATGATATTGAAAAAACAGAAGCTATTACTGGCCATTGTAATGGCGACAATTTTTGGTTTTGTTCTGCCGGCATTTGCCACCCCTATCAGTACCATATTCCATGATTATGGTACTACCACAGGAAAGGTTGATCCCAACGGTAATGATTCACTTCATAAGAATTATGTTAAGATATCTGACAAGAGCAAAGCACGATTTTCGGATGTTTTTGATTTTTCTACACTGGATTTTGATGCAATCACGTCATTTGATCTGACTCTTGATTTTTCAAAGACTGGGTCAACTTTTTGGGGCTTTCCAACCGAAGACTGGAATGTTCGGCCAGCTGAATCTACTTCATCTGCAACTAGTACACTGTTTAATCTGATCAATTCGCAGGCCCGGGTAAAACAAACTATTACGTTCAATACAGGCAATCTTGATATTTTTGAGAATATTGTTGACAACAAATCATTTTATTTGTGGTTTGATGAAGAAACTTGGTTCAACGACAGTTTCAAATTGTATTCAGCAAAACTGGAGATCTATGGTATGCAAACTGCCCCTACTGCCAATCCAGAACCTGCCACCATGATGCTTCTCGGGCTTGGACTTTTGGGAATTGCTGGTGTGAGCAGAAAAAAAGCATATTTTTGA